One stretch of Suricata suricatta isolate VVHF042 chromosome 13, meerkat_22Aug2017_6uvM2_HiC, whole genome shotgun sequence DNA includes these proteins:
- the DIRAS2 gene encoding GTP-binding protein Di-Ras2, producing MPEQSNDYRVAVFGAGGVGKSSLVLRFVKGTFRESYIPTVEDTYRQVISCDKSICTLQITDTTGSHQFPAMQRLSISKGHAFILVYSITSRQSLEELGPIYEQICEIKGDVESIPIMLVGNKCDESPSREVESGEAEALARKWKCAFMETSAKLNHNVKELFQELLNLEKRRTVSLQIDGKKSKQQKRKEKLKGKCVVM from the coding sequence ATGCCGGAGCAGAGCAACGATTACCGGGTGGCCGTGTTCGGGGCGGGAGGCGTCGGCAAGAGCTCGCTGGTCTTGCGATTTGTGAAGGGCACGTTCCGGGAGAGCTACATCCCCACGGTGGAGGACACCTACCGGCAGGTGATCAGCTGCGACAAGAGCATCTGCACGCTGCAGATCACGGACACCACGGGCAGCCACCAGTTCCCGGCCATGCAGCGGCTGTCCATCTCCAAGGGCCACGCCTTCATCCTTGTCTACTCCATCACCAGCCGGCAGTCGCTGGAGGAGCTGGGGCCCATCTACGAGCAGATCTGCGAGATCAAGGGGGACGTGGAGAGCATCCCCATCATGCTGGTGGGCAACAAATGCGACGAGAGCCCGAGCCGCGAGGTGGAGAGCGGCGAGGCCGAGGCGCTGGCCCGCAAGTGGAAGTGCGCCTTCATGGAGACCTCGGCCAAGCTCAACCACAACGTGAAGGAGCTGTTCCAGGAGCTGCTCAACCTGGAGAAGCGCAGGACCGTGAGCCTCCAGATCGACGGCAAGAAGAGCAAGcagcagaagaggaaggagaagctcAAGGGCAAATGCGTGGTCATGTGA